A genomic segment from Halomonas sp. TA22 encodes:
- a CDS encoding HAD family hydrolase: protein MTITAPSLPPNLIQQARQVRLLALDVDGIFTDGRLYFVEDGSEIKAFHTQDGLGIKLLGQAGLSIALVTGRDSPIVSRRAAALGIEHVKQGRDDKLEVLRELTQELGLDFSQVAYAGDDLTDLSAIKRAGLGISVPNAPAYVREHADWVTTQTGGHGAVREICDVLLQAQGHWGAVVDTYLHGKR from the coding sequence ATGACCATTACCGCACCTTCACTCCCCCCCAACCTGATTCAGCAAGCCCGCCAGGTACGCCTGTTGGCGCTGGATGTGGATGGTATATTCACCGATGGACGCCTCTATTTTGTCGAAGATGGCAGCGAAATCAAGGCCTTCCATACCCAGGATGGGCTAGGCATCAAACTGCTGGGCCAGGCTGGTCTGAGCATCGCACTGGTGACCGGCCGCGATTCGCCGATCGTCAGCCGCCGCGCCGCCGCCCTTGGTATAGAACATGTGAAGCAGGGGCGTGACGACAAGCTCGAAGTGCTGCGCGAGCTGACCCAAGAGCTCGGCCTCGACTTCTCTCAGGTCGCCTACGCTGGCGATGATCTTACCGATTTGTCGGCGATCAAGCGCGCCGGGCTCGGCATCAGCGTGCCCAACGCACCGGCCTATGTGCGCGAGCACGCCGACTGGGTGACTACCCAGACGGGCGGGCATGGTGCAGTGCGGGAAATCTGCGATGTACTTCTTCAGGCCCAGGGCCATTGGGGCGCTGTCGTCGACACCTATCTACACGGCAAGCGTTGA
- a CDS encoding calcium/sodium antiporter, whose product MLVPLITVLVGFIGLLWSADRFVGAAAATAHRAGMSAMLVGMTIVALGTSAPEIIVSIMASLDGAPSLAIGNALGSNIANIGLVLAVTALVAPIPVRFSIVRRELPLLLGATGLAGYALANGILGRFDALFLVALLIFSVWWLFRADTPDSASAGGEIPTMRLPKALFWLLLTLVLLGASSRLLVWGATELARGLNISELVIGLTIVAIGTSLPELAACVASALKRHHDIAIGNVIGSNLFNMLTVLPIPGILAPGLIDPAAASRDFPTMLALTLALGALLLWQRRGTLGRLPGAALLLCYLLYLGWLGVGLGT is encoded by the coding sequence ATGCTCGTACCCCTGATCACCGTTCTCGTCGGCTTCATCGGGCTATTGTGGAGTGCCGACCGCTTCGTGGGCGCCGCGGCCGCCACTGCACATCGCGCCGGCATGAGCGCCATGCTGGTGGGCATGACCATCGTTGCCCTGGGCACGTCGGCACCCGAGATCATCGTCTCGATCATGGCCTCGCTGGACGGGGCACCGAGCCTGGCCATCGGCAATGCACTGGGGTCGAATATCGCCAATATCGGGCTGGTACTCGCCGTCACGGCCCTCGTGGCGCCGATTCCGGTGCGCTTCTCGATCGTGCGTCGAGAGCTGCCATTACTGCTCGGCGCAACCGGCCTTGCCGGTTATGCGCTGGCCAACGGCATCCTTGGACGTTTCGATGCACTCTTCCTTGTCGCGCTGCTGATCTTCAGCGTCTGGTGGCTGTTTCGAGCCGACACCCCCGACAGCGCTTCCGCGGGTGGCGAGATCCCCACCATGCGCTTGCCCAAGGCGCTATTCTGGTTACTGCTTACCTTGGTGCTACTCGGTGCCAGCTCCCGGCTGCTGGTGTGGGGGGCCACCGAACTGGCGCGTGGACTCAACATCAGCGAGCTGGTAATTGGCCTTACCATCGTCGCCATCGGCACCAGCCTGCCTGAGCTGGCGGCCTGCGTTGCCAGCGCACTGAAGCGCCATCACGACATCGCCATCGGCAACGTCATCGGTTCCAACCTGTTCAACATGCTGACGGTACTGCCCATTCCCGGCATTCTCGCTCCAGGCCTCATCGATCCTGCCGCGGCTAGCCGCGACTTCCCCACCATGCTGGCGCTGACACTGGCACTTGGCGCCCTGCTGCTGTGGCAGCGGCGCGGCACGCTAGGGCGCTTACCGGGCGCGGCTCTGTTACTCTGTTACCTGCTCTATCTAGGCTGGCTTGGCGTCGGGCTCGGCACATGA
- a CDS encoding RNA polymerase factor sigma-54, protein MAMKPSLQLRVGAHLTMTPQLQQAIALLQLSTLDLRQEIQQALEANPMLELDDGFGEQEVAEAREEEWNSEIPEELSTDSDWSDTYQDMAPSGSSSGEGPDFERNASGESLHDHLAWQLAMTDLSERERIIAESLIDAVDDNGYLNGALDELCAGLRDQGLAGLKSTEVEQVLMRLQQFEPTGVCARELRECLLLQLGVLPEETPLLPQAKRLVRQFLEALGNDDRKLLKRRLRLEDEELDRVIALIRSLDPRPGQAFGESDNDYVIPDLIARHGREGWRIELNPDALPRMRIQPDYAALIKRADKSDDNTFMKQHLQEARWLIKSLSSRNDTLLRVGREIMARQIDFLEKGEESMKPLILADIAQAVEMHESTISRVTTQKYIHTPRGVFELKYFFSSHVGGTGDSGDAHSSTAIRARLKKLIGEEPARKPLSDSKLVELLEASGIKVARRTVAKYREAMGIPPSSERKRLS, encoded by the coding sequence ATGGCCATGAAACCCTCGTTGCAACTCCGTGTCGGCGCGCACCTGACCATGACGCCGCAGCTCCAACAGGCCATCGCCCTTTTGCAGCTGTCGACACTCGACCTGCGCCAGGAGATTCAACAGGCGCTTGAAGCCAACCCCATGCTAGAGCTGGACGACGGCTTCGGCGAGCAGGAGGTCGCCGAAGCGCGTGAAGAGGAGTGGAACAGCGAAATTCCCGAGGAGCTCTCTACTGACAGCGACTGGTCGGACACCTACCAGGACATGGCGCCCAGTGGAAGCAGCTCGGGCGAGGGGCCGGATTTCGAGCGCAACGCTAGTGGCGAGAGCCTCCACGACCACCTCGCCTGGCAGTTGGCGATGACCGATCTCAGCGAGCGCGAACGCATCATCGCCGAGAGCCTGATCGATGCCGTCGATGACAATGGTTATCTCAACGGCGCTCTCGACGAGCTGTGCGCCGGCCTTCGCGACCAGGGGCTGGCCGGACTCAAGAGCACCGAGGTAGAGCAGGTGCTGATGCGCCTGCAGCAGTTCGAGCCCACCGGCGTATGCGCCCGAGAGCTGCGCGAGTGTCTGCTCCTCCAGCTCGGCGTGCTGCCCGAGGAGACACCACTGCTGCCCCAGGCGAAACGTCTTGTCAGACAGTTCCTCGAAGCGCTTGGCAATGACGATCGCAAACTACTGAAGCGGCGTCTGCGCCTCGAGGACGAGGAACTCGACCGGGTCATCGCCCTGATTCGCTCACTCGATCCCCGCCCCGGCCAGGCCTTCGGCGAAAGCGACAACGACTATGTCATTCCCGACCTGATCGCCCGCCATGGCCGTGAAGGCTGGCGCATCGAGCTCAATCCCGACGCCCTGCCGCGTATGCGCATCCAACCCGACTATGCCGCCCTGATCAAGCGCGCCGACAAGAGCGATGACAATACCTTCATGAAGCAGCACCTGCAGGAGGCGCGCTGGCTGATCAAGAGTCTCTCGAGTCGCAATGACACCCTGCTGCGCGTAGGCCGGGAGATCATGGCGCGTCAGATCGATTTTCTCGAAAAGGGCGAAGAGTCGATGAAGCCATTGATACTGGCCGATATCGCCCAAGCCGTGGAGATGCACGAATCGACGATCTCGCGAGTGACGACGCAGAAGTACATTCATACGCCCCGTGGCGTCTTCGAGCTCAAGTACTTCTTCTCAAGCCATGTCGGCGGTACTGGCGACAGCGGCGATGCCCATTCGAGCACAGCGATCCGCGCGCGCCTGAAGAAACTGATTGGCGAGGAGCCAGCGCGCAAGCCGCTCTCCGACAGCAAGCTCGTCGAACTCCTCGAAGCGAGCGGCATCAAGGTGGCCAGGCGGACCGTAGCCAAGTACCGCGAAGCGATGGGCATCCCCCCCTCCAGCGAACGCAAGAGACTCTCCTGA
- the lptA gene encoding lipopolysaccharide transport periplasmic protein LptA, with amino-acid sequence MLAALPAFALESDAQQPIEVAADRLDLDDRAGTAIYTGDVEIRQGSMQLTGNRVEILRNDAGEVSRLTATGERAYIEQQPAPDEPVVRGWGRTIVYHAAQRRVELIDRAELHQARDTFDGGYVEYFLDRRVVQARADVEGSERQRVRMTLNPEQN; translated from the coding sequence ATGCTGGCCGCCCTTCCGGCGTTCGCGCTCGAGAGCGATGCTCAGCAGCCCATCGAAGTGGCCGCGGATCGCCTTGATCTCGACGATCGCGCCGGCACCGCCATCTATACCGGCGATGTCGAGATTCGCCAAGGTAGCATGCAGCTCACCGGCAATCGCGTCGAAATCCTGCGCAATGACGCAGGCGAAGTGTCGCGCCTGACCGCTACCGGCGAGCGCGCCTACATCGAGCAGCAGCCGGCCCCGGACGAACCCGTGGTACGCGGATGGGGTCGCACCATCGTCTACCATGCCGCACAGCGCCGCGTGGAGCTGATCGATCGCGCCGAACTGCACCAGGCGCGAGACACCTTCGATGGCGGTTATGTGGAGTATTTTCTCGACCGTCGCGTGGTTCAGGCACGCGCCGACGTCGAGGGCAGCGAGCGCCAGCGCGTGCGCATGACCCTCAATCCCGAGCAGAACTAA
- the raiA gene encoding ribosome-associated translation inhibitor RaiA, with protein sequence MQVNIAGHHVELTDALRAYINEKLARLERHYDNITSVQVTLSIERERQQAASTLHAAGADIHADAEDGDMYAAIDALADKLDRQLVKHKEKAQARAQGVGAR encoded by the coding sequence ATGCAAGTGAATATCGCCGGGCACCATGTGGAACTGACCGATGCACTGCGCGCTTACATCAACGAGAAGCTTGCTCGACTCGAACGCCACTATGACAACATTACCTCGGTCCAGGTTACACTCTCCATCGAGAGGGAGCGCCAGCAGGCAGCCAGCACTCTGCACGCCGCGGGTGCAGACATTCATGCCGATGCCGAGGATGGCGACATGTACGCTGCCATAGACGCCCTTGCCGATAAACTCGATCGCCAGTTGGTCAAACACAAGGAAAAGGCACAGGCACGCGCCCAGGGCGTCGGTGCCCGCTGA
- the mlaD gene encoding outer membrane lipid asymmetry maintenance protein MlaD translates to MKRSKMMELGVGLFMLAGIVGLIFLGLRVSGLTMEPARNTFTLQANFSNIGGLRPRARVTMAGVNVGRVTAVELDTDWYDARVIMEIDGSLEGQLSRDTTAAILTSGLLGEQYVGLSVGGDPDTLGDGDTIRDTQSALVLEELIQQFVSNMISD, encoded by the coding sequence ATGAAGCGCAGCAAGATGATGGAACTGGGCGTCGGTCTGTTCATGCTGGCGGGAATCGTGGGATTGATCTTTCTCGGGCTGCGTGTCAGTGGGCTTACGATGGAGCCCGCCCGCAATACCTTTACGCTGCAGGCCAACTTTTCCAATATCGGAGGGCTCAGGCCGCGTGCTCGCGTTACCATGGCTGGTGTCAATGTGGGACGCGTCACGGCCGTCGAGCTGGACACCGACTGGTACGATGCCCGGGTGATCATGGAGATAGACGGCTCGCTGGAGGGGCAGCTCTCGCGCGATACCACGGCGGCGATCCTCACTTCCGGGCTGCTTGGCGAGCAGTATGTCGGGCTTTCGGTGGGCGGCGATCCCGATACCCTCGGCGATGGCGATACCATCCGCGATACCCAATCGGCACTGGTGCTGGAAGAACTTATCCAGCAATTCGTGTCGAACATGATCAGTGATTGA
- the lptB gene encoding LPS export ABC transporter ATP-binding protein has product MKTLRARNLAKSYKRRRVVHDISLSIEQGSIVGLLGPNGAGKTTSFYMIVGLVRADAGEVHIDDLDLTKAAMHRRAQAGIGYLPQEASVFRKLSVADNIMAILETREDLDREGRHASLEQLLEDFHITHIRDNLGMSLSGGERRRVEIARALATEPAFILLDEPFAGVDPISVGEIKGVIRQLKRREIGVLITDHNVRETLDICDRAYIVGDGQIIAEGNAEAILTNQRVREVYLGEDFRL; this is encoded by the coding sequence ATGAAGACCCTTCGTGCCCGGAACCTGGCCAAGAGCTACAAGCGTCGCCGTGTCGTCCATGACATCAGCCTCTCCATCGAACAGGGCAGCATCGTCGGGCTGCTCGGGCCGAATGGTGCCGGCAAGACCACCTCGTTCTACATGATCGTCGGCCTGGTGCGCGCCGATGCGGGCGAAGTACACATCGACGACCTCGACCTGACCAAGGCGGCCATGCATCGCCGCGCCCAGGCGGGCATTGGCTATCTTCCCCAGGAGGCCTCGGTATTTCGCAAGCTCAGCGTGGCTGACAACATCATGGCGATCCTCGAGACGCGCGAGGATCTCGATCGCGAGGGTCGCCACGCAAGTCTCGAGCAGTTGCTGGAAGATTTTCATATCACCCATATCCGCGACAACCTGGGCATGAGTCTCTCCGGGGGAGAACGTCGACGTGTCGAGATCGCTCGCGCCCTGGCAACGGAGCCCGCCTTCATCTTGCTCGATGAGCCGTTCGCCGGGGTCGACCCGATCTCGGTAGGCGAGATCAAGGGCGTCATCAGACAGCTCAAGCGTCGTGAAATCGGCGTCCTGATCACCGATCACAACGTGCGCGAAACCCTGGACATCTGCGACCGAGCCTATATCGTCGGTGACGGTCAGATCATCGCCGAGGGCAATGCCGAAGCGATTCTCACCAACCAACGGGTACGCGAAGTCTATCTCGGGGAAGACTTCCGACTCTAG
- a CDS encoding lipid asymmetry maintenance protein MlaB, which produces MILLLDEQGARLEADGRRLTVSGEVDFDVAAALAAAGSLWLGQQRPGETLCLDLTGVDRVSSAALSILLEWTRQTRAAGLEIGSVRLSPPLARLTQVAGLDALLPVVAGD; this is translated from the coding sequence ATGATACTCCTGCTCGATGAGCAAGGTGCCCGCCTCGAGGCTGATGGCCGGCGGCTGACGGTCTCCGGCGAGGTGGATTTCGACGTGGCAGCGGCGCTTGCCGCCGCTGGCAGTCTCTGGCTTGGTCAGCAGCGGCCCGGTGAGACATTGTGTCTCGACCTCACCGGTGTCGACCGCGTCAGCAGTGCTGCGCTCAGCATACTGCTGGAGTGGACACGCCAGACCCGTGCAGCTGGGCTCGAGATCGGCAGTGTGCGGCTTTCACCCCCGCTGGCACGGCTCACCCAGGTGGCGGGTCTCGATGCGCTGTTGCCTGTCGTCGCTGGCGACTGA
- a CDS encoding KpsF/GutQ family sugar-phosphate isomerase, translating to MTADDSLYRASALRTLNIEQQAIAALGAKLSIDFDRACELILGCKGRVVVTGMGKSGHIAGKIAATLASTGTPAFFVHPGEASHGDLGMITPGDIVLALSNSGETAEVTALLPLLKRMGAPLISMTGRPGSTLATHADAHLDTAVEREACPLDLAPTSSTTAALAMGDALAVALLEARGFTAEDFALSHPGGSLGRRLLLRVSDLMHQGERLPSVPLGSPLRDALLEITRQGLGFTCVVDERGYLIGVYTDGDLRRTLDQHADLRTLKVDDVMTRPGKRIGADMLAAEAVRIMEDNRITALAVVDDDSRPVGALHMHDLLISGVI from the coding sequence ATGACTGCAGACGACTCCCTCTATCGCGCCAGCGCCCTGCGCACGCTGAATATCGAGCAGCAGGCGATCGCCGCGCTTGGCGCCAAGCTGAGTATCGACTTCGACCGTGCCTGCGAGCTGATCCTGGGCTGCAAGGGACGTGTGGTGGTGACGGGCATGGGCAAGTCAGGCCATATCGCCGGCAAGATTGCCGCCACCCTTGCCAGCACCGGCACGCCGGCCTTCTTCGTCCACCCCGGCGAGGCCAGCCATGGCGACCTGGGCATGATCACACCCGGCGATATCGTGCTTGCCCTCTCCAACTCCGGTGAGACCGCCGAGGTGACGGCGCTGCTGCCGCTACTCAAGCGCATGGGCGCGCCCTTAATCAGCATGACCGGACGCCCGGGATCGACACTGGCAACACATGCCGATGCACACCTCGACACCGCCGTCGAACGCGAAGCCTGTCCGCTCGATCTGGCGCCCACCTCCTCGACCACTGCCGCCCTGGCAATGGGCGATGCCTTGGCGGTGGCCCTGCTCGAGGCGCGCGGCTTCACTGCCGAGGATTTCGCGCTGTCGCATCCGGGAGGGAGCCTGGGGCGTCGCCTATTGCTGAGAGTCTCCGATCTCATGCATCAGGGCGAGCGCCTGCCGAGCGTTCCACTGGGCAGTCCGCTACGCGATGCGTTACTGGAGATTACCCGCCAGGGGCTTGGCTTCACCTGTGTCGTCGATGAACGGGGCTATCTGATCGGCGTCTATACCGATGGCGATCTACGTCGTACGCTTGATCAGCATGCCGACCTCAGGACACTCAAGGTCGACGATGTCATGACCCGCCCCGGCAAGCGCATTGGCGCCGACATGCTGGCCGCCGAGGCCGTGCGTATCATGGAAGACAACCGCATCACCGCGCTGGCCGTCGTGGATGATGATAGCCGTCCGGTGGGCGCACTACATATGCATGACCTGCTGATCAGCGGCGTCATCTAG
- a CDS encoding phospholipid-binding protein MlaC: MATLAFAQQSQSAPEQLIRDSIDELMGQIEGRRDYYAANIEELEALVDESLDDIADFRYIGASVMGRYFNNATSQQRSRFAQTFRQTLIDTYTRGLVTFDYRELRVLDSQRESRHEDQASVAMEVVATNGQVYPVSYSLRLSNGEWKVVNVIVNGINLGLTFRNQFDQAMRERNRDYDAVISNWSPEVGVEELEEGGNA; encoded by the coding sequence ATGGCAACGCTTGCGTTCGCCCAGCAGTCCCAGAGCGCCCCAGAGCAGTTGATTCGCGACAGCATCGATGAGCTGATGGGACAGATCGAAGGGCGTCGGGACTACTATGCCGCGAATATCGAGGAGCTCGAGGCGCTGGTCGACGAAAGTCTCGACGATATCGCCGACTTTCGCTACATCGGTGCAAGCGTCATGGGGCGCTACTTCAACAACGCCACTTCACAGCAGCGATCGCGCTTTGCCCAGACCTTCCGTCAGACCCTGATCGACACCTATACCCGAGGACTGGTCACGTTCGACTATCGTGAGTTGCGGGTGCTGGACTCGCAGCGCGAGTCGCGCCATGAGGACCAGGCAAGCGTTGCCATGGAGGTGGTCGCCACCAATGGCCAGGTCTATCCGGTCAGCTATTCGCTGCGCCTCTCCAACGGTGAGTGGAAGGTGGTCAACGTGATCGTCAATGGCATCAACCTAGGGCTTACGTTCCGCAACCAGTTCGACCAGGCCATGCGTGAGCGCAATCGAGATTACGATGCCGTGATCAGCAACTGGTCGCCCGAAGTGGGTGTCGAGGAGCTGGAAGAGGGCGGCAATGCATGA
- the mlaE gene encoding lipid asymmetry maintenance ABC transporter permease subunit MlaE, whose amino-acid sequence MIDYLIRLGRRGCEVLEALGRAGLFLAQSGVGVPSREGLGLWVRQMHFVGVLSLAIVLVSGLFIGMVLALQGYTILVDFGAEQALGQMVALSLLRELAPVVAALLFAGRAGSALTAEIGLMKATEQLTSMEMIGVDPLRRIVAPRLWAGFVSLPLLTIGFSVVGIYGGYLVGVEWLGVFEGSYWGNMQASVTFLNDVGNGLIKSLVFALVVTWIAVFQGYDLIPTSEGISRATTRTVVYSSLAVLGLDFVLTALMFGGLG is encoded by the coding sequence ATGATCGACTACTTGATTCGGCTCGGCCGGCGTGGCTGCGAGGTGCTCGAGGCGCTGGGGCGAGCTGGGCTGTTTCTCGCCCAATCTGGCGTGGGAGTGCCCTCCCGGGAGGGGCTTGGTCTCTGGGTGCGGCAGATGCACTTCGTGGGCGTACTGTCGCTTGCCATCGTATTGGTATCAGGACTTTTCATTGGCATGGTGTTGGCGCTTCAGGGCTACACCATCCTAGTCGATTTCGGCGCCGAACAGGCGCTGGGGCAGATGGTGGCCCTGTCGCTGCTGCGTGAGCTGGCGCCGGTCGTGGCGGCCCTGCTCTTTGCCGGCCGTGCAGGCTCGGCACTGACGGCCGAGATCGGCCTGATGAAGGCCACCGAGCAGCTCACCAGCATGGAGATGATCGGGGTCGACCCGCTACGGCGTATCGTGGCGCCGAGACTATGGGCCGGCTTCGTCTCACTGCCACTGCTGACCATCGGTTTCAGCGTGGTGGGAATCTATGGCGGTTATCTGGTGGGCGTCGAGTGGCTGGGTGTGTTCGAAGGCTCCTATTGGGGCAATATGCAGGCCAGCGTTACCTTCCTCAATGATGTCGGCAATGGCCTGATCAAGAGCCTGGTGTTCGCGCTGGTCGTGACCTGGATCGCGGTATTCCAGGGGTATGACCTGATTCCGACCTCGGAAGGGATTTCCCGTGCCACCACGCGCACGGTCGTCTACTCCTCGCTGGCGGTGCTGGGGCTGGACTTCGTGCTTACCGCGCTGATGTTTGGAGGATTGGGATGA
- a CDS encoding ABC transporter ATP-binding protein, with amino-acid sequence MSDSSFVTVEGLHFSRGDKDIFRGVDLAIPRGRITAIMGPSGTGKTTLLKLLGGQLAPDAGRVIIDGQDVHSLSRKALFRLRRRMGMLFQSGALFSDLSVFENVAFPLRVHTDLPEAMVRDVVLMKLEAVGLRGARDLMPAELSGGMARRVALARALALDPELILYDEPFVGQDPISKGVLVQLIKRVNEALGLTAVVVSHDIQETLSIADYVYVIADGQVMAHGTPDALDVEQDARVSQFIHGKPDGPVPFHYPAADFQHDILDAGGLA; translated from the coding sequence ATGAGCGACTCGTCCTTTGTCACTGTCGAGGGGCTGCACTTTTCGCGTGGCGATAAGGACATCTTTCGCGGCGTGGATCTGGCGATCCCGCGCGGCAGGATCACCGCTATCATGGGTCCCAGCGGCACCGGCAAGACCACTCTGCTCAAGCTGCTTGGCGGCCAGCTCGCCCCGGACGCCGGCCGGGTGATCATCGATGGCCAGGATGTCCATTCGTTATCGCGCAAGGCGCTCTTCCGTCTGCGACGGCGGATGGGCATGCTGTTCCAGAGTGGTGCGCTCTTCTCGGATCTGAGCGTATTCGAGAATGTTGCCTTCCCGCTGCGGGTACATACAGACCTTCCCGAGGCGATGGTGCGCGACGTGGTGTTGATGAAGCTCGAAGCGGTTGGGCTGCGCGGTGCTCGCGACCTGATGCCGGCGGAGCTCTCCGGCGGCATGGCGCGTCGCGTGGCGCTGGCCCGGGCGCTGGCGCTTGACCCTGAGCTGATTCTTTACGATGAGCCGTTCGTCGGCCAGGATCCCATCTCCAAAGGCGTGCTGGTGCAGTTGATCAAGCGGGTCAACGAGGCGCTGGGCCTCACCGCGGTAGTGGTCTCCCACGACATTCAGGAGACGTTGTCGATTGCCGACTATGTCTACGTGATCGCAGATGGCCAGGTGATGGCCCATGGCACCCCAGATGCACTTGATGTCGAGCAGGACGCCCGGGTGAGCCAGTTCATACATGGCAAACCCGACGGCCCGGTTCCCTTCCACTACCCGGCGGCCGACTTCCAGCACGACATTCTGGATGCCGGAGGTCTTGCATGA
- a CDS encoding BolA family protein, translating into MQPSDVKALLETRIDGCDFHIQGEGCNFQVVAVGDVFEGLSPVKRQQLIYGALSDEIASGALHAVSIKTYTPSQWPDAPENGSAQSLGA; encoded by the coding sequence ATGCAACCCAGCGACGTCAAGGCACTGCTCGAGACTCGTATCGATGGCTGTGACTTCCATATCCAGGGTGAAGGCTGCAATTTTCAGGTCGTCGCCGTGGGCGATGTCTTCGAAGGCCTGAGCCCGGTCAAGCGTCAGCAATTGATCTATGGCGCGCTCTCCGACGAGATCGCCAGTGGCGCTCTCCATGCCGTCAGTATCAAGACCTATACTCCTTCACAATGGCCTGATGCACCCGAAAATGGCTCTGCACAGAGCCTGGGCGCCTGA
- the lptC gene encoding LPS export ABC transporter periplasmic protein LptC, which translates to MPLRPRFPRPSSKLWLVLVLLIVGGILALLDQRDTFGPGPVPRDDAGEPDYYLENATLTRFDERGAPHQRLDSPRLSHTPHDDVTRAQTPVARIFDRQGRTWFGYGDVGILGPGGDLLTLEGNARLNAPEEGWQLDTDILHVDTVNGHAWSDTPALLQQPPQWMRGERFDAWLNLDRARLTDEVQGFHPPEGYEEPAP; encoded by the coding sequence ATGCCCTTGCGTCCACGCTTCCCGCGCCCCTCGTCGAAACTCTGGCTGGTACTGGTCCTGCTGATAGTGGGGGGCATCCTGGCGCTGCTCGATCAGCGCGACACCTTCGGCCCCGGCCCGGTGCCGCGTGACGATGCCGGCGAGCCGGACTACTACCTTGAAAATGCCACCCTCACCCGCTTCGACGAGCGTGGCGCTCCGCACCAGCGCCTCGACAGCCCGCGCCTCTCGCATACGCCACATGACGACGTGACACGCGCCCAGACACCGGTCGCACGAATTTTCGATCGTCAGGGCCGCACCTGGTTCGGCTACGGCGATGTAGGCATTCTCGGTCCCGGCGGGGATCTCTTGACCCTGGAGGGCAATGCCAGGCTCAATGCTCCCGAAGAAGGATGGCAGCTGGATACCGACATCCTGCATGTCGATACCGTAAACGGGCATGCCTGGAGCGACACCCCGGCACTTCTGCAGCAACCACCCCAGTGGATGCGAGGTGAGCGCTTCGATGCCTGGCTCAACCTGGACCGTGCACGCCTGACCGACGAGGTCCAAGGCTTCCATCCTCCCGAAGGCTATGAGGAACCAGCACCATGA